The Hyperthermus butylicus DSM 5456 genome includes a region encoding these proteins:
- a CDS encoding DUF120 domain-containing protein, whose product MENGAVQQLQLLGKRVKGFGVGGRYVAHPYYSGRFRELLGCTPFPGTLNFDANLDWRELASMCEPQVIPGTVWDGVRLGAVYVWKAKIMTRHGYVDCAVIRPLLSGHPPTVLEIVACEKLEPILENNPDKTVIVTIACKRGDALRWRRY is encoded by the coding sequence TTGGAGAACGGAGCTGTGCAACAGTTACAGCTGCTCGGAAAGAGGGTTAAGGGCTTTGGTGTTGGAGGTCGCTATGTGGCGCATCCCTACTACTCTGGCAGATTTCGCGAACTACTTGGCTGCACACCATTCCCCGGCACGTTGAACTTTGATGCTAACTTGGATTGGCGCGAATTAGCATCAATGTGTGAGCCCCAGGTCATACCAGGGACGGTATGGGATGGTGTTAGGCTTGGCGCAGTCTATGTGTGGAAGGCGAAGATAATGACTCGCCATGGCTATGTGGACTGTGCCGTGATCAGGCCACTGCTTAGCGGTCACCCCCCGACAGTATTGGAGATTGTTGCATGTGAAAAGCTAGAGCCTATACTCGAGAATAACCCGGATAAAACAGTGATAGTGACAATTGCTTGCAAGCGGGGCGATGCGCTACGGTGGAGGAGATACTAG
- a CDS encoding MogA/MoaB family molybdenum cofactor biosynthesis protein, whose translation MLRWAIVVTSDKVKANPELDQITPMARELIAARGHDIVYTAIAGNDKVEILHAIAEALARGADVVLVTGGTGPNPRDVSADIVYSLCERALPGIGEEFRRRSIEKGVVNAMLSRAGACGFAGRVLAVSPGNPDAARLMLELLFEIAGHVVEQLRGAKHS comes from the coding sequence TTGCTTCGCTGGGCTATAGTCGTTACCAGCGACAAGGTGAAGGCTAACCCCGAGCTTGACCAGATAACCCCGATGGCGAGAGAACTCATTGCCGCGAGGGGCCACGATATCGTCTATACTGCTATCGCTGGAAATGATAAAGTCGAGATACTCCATGCTATTGCCGAAGCTCTTGCGAGAGGGGCCGATGTGGTACTGGTAACCGGTGGCACGGGACCCAACCCGAGGGATGTATCAGCGGATATTGTCTATTCCCTATGTGAGCGAGCACTACCTGGTATTGGTGAGGAGTTTAGGAGGAGAAGCATCGAGAAGGGAGTCGTAAACGCTATGCTAAGCCGTGCAGGTGCCTGTGGATTCGCGGGTAGAGTGCTAGCCGTCAGTCCAGGCAACCCTGATGCTGCAAGACTCATGTTGGAGTTACTATTCGAAATAGCTGGGCATGTTGTTGAACAGCTTAGAGGGGCTAAGCACAGCTAG
- a CDS encoding radical SAM protein: MEEILVRASIGTLAALGLAGIRVAAKPTTAYLLQYSPYGCLAGCKFCTQSLRSPASKDMLSRVKWPVVRLTELLAAWRKAGRPFTRICIQTVVKPWFGCEAARILEAIRTIDQETPASIASTPVSTRLLLYWKSLGVDYLGVGLDAVTPTVFRRAGKPFTWTSYMDFIERGIAVYGRGHVYVHLIVGLGEKPTEIIRLMEKLYAMGARVALFNYTAVTSWKTSSVRIEDYRLLQLAREILEEGLDPWDYIEERNGSLVLRECPPVNLVKAVLTSGCPGCNRPFYNESPRGPIYNYPSPALAVRDREALKHQLLGRARGLERCIEGWVSQSSGS, from the coding sequence GTGGAGGAGATACTAGTCCGAGCCTCTATAGGCACCCTTGCAGCTCTAGGTCTTGCAGGGATACGAGTAGCTGCAAAACCTACAACCGCCTACTTACTCCAGTATAGTCCCTACGGCTGCCTCGCCGGGTGCAAGTTCTGTACACAGTCTCTACGCTCGCCAGCAAGTAAGGATATGCTTTCAAGAGTAAAATGGCCAGTAGTTAGGCTCACTGAGCTACTGGCAGCATGGCGGAAGGCAGGTAGGCCATTTACGAGAATCTGTATTCAGACCGTTGTAAAGCCATGGTTTGGTTGCGAAGCTGCAAGAATTCTCGAGGCCATACGAACCATAGACCAAGAGACCCCTGCCTCTATAGCCTCAACACCTGTATCTACAAGGCTCCTATTGTACTGGAAGAGTCTAGGTGTGGACTATCTCGGCGTAGGCCTTGATGCTGTTACTCCAACGGTATTTAGGCGTGCTGGCAAACCATTCACATGGACAAGCTACATGGACTTTATTGAGAGAGGTATAGCTGTCTACGGTCGCGGTCACGTATATGTACACTTGATAGTTGGGCTCGGCGAAAAGCCTACAGAGATTATAAGGCTCATGGAGAAGCTCTACGCCATGGGTGCTCGTGTAGCGCTATTCAACTACACGGCTGTAACAAGCTGGAAGACAAGCAGCGTAAGAATCGAGGACTACCGGCTGCTCCAGCTAGCCCGTGAAATCCTTGAAGAAGGCCTAGATCCCTGGGACTACATCGAGGAGAGGAATGGCAGCCTCGTGCTCCGCGAGTGCCCCCCAGTAAACCTTGTAAAAGCTGTATTGACGAGCGGTTGTCCAGGCTGCAATAGACCATTCTACAACGAGAGTCCCCGCGGCCCGATCTACAACTATCCAAGCCCAGCGCTAGCTGTAAGGGATAGGGAGGCACTGAAGCACCAACTGCTAGGCAGAGCTAGAGGGCTGGAGAGGTGTATCGAAGGGTGGGTATCGCAGTCTTCAGGCTCATAG
- a CDS encoding ribose 1,5-bisphosphate isomerase produces the protein MEFPEEVTSIAEDIKTMKIRGAGRIAKAAARALMIAAERFQGGSVDEFVNYMRATGELLISTRPTAVSLPNAVNYVLRVLEERRYTSVEEVRKAVIEAARSFIEYSEQALKKIGEIGARLIKTGDRILTHCNSKAVESILITAWRQGKRFEVYATETRPRYQGHITSMDLAMEGIPVTLIPDAAVLQVMESKRITKVIVGADTVTANGAVINKIGTSQIALAARLFRIPFIVATETYKFSPYTVVGQPVEIEERPAEEVLPAHIPGVKVRNPAFDATPPDYIDMIVTERGIIPPKSAALMLWELFHRKPSESRLPGVEEDSG, from the coding sequence GTGGAGTTTCCGGAGGAGGTCACAAGCATAGCCGAGGACATTAAGACTATGAAGATACGTGGGGCGGGCAGGATAGCGAAGGCTGCAGCTCGGGCATTAATGATTGCTGCCGAGAGGTTTCAGGGAGGCAGTGTGGACGAGTTTGTAAACTATATGCGTGCTACCGGCGAGCTACTCATATCCACTAGGCCCACAGCTGTGAGCCTACCTAATGCTGTTAATTATGTCCTAAGAGTCCTTGAAGAAAGACGTTATACAAGCGTTGAGGAGGTAAGGAAGGCTGTTATAGAAGCTGCTAGAAGCTTCATAGAATACTCGGAGCAAGCCCTTAAGAAGATAGGAGAGATAGGGGCAAGACTCATAAAGACTGGCGACAGAATACTGACACACTGCAATAGCAAGGCCGTAGAGTCGATACTCATAACCGCGTGGAGGCAGGGTAAGCGCTTCGAGGTCTATGCAACCGAGACTAGGCCAAGATACCAGGGCCACATAACCTCCATGGATTTAGCCATGGAGGGCATACCTGTCACTCTTATACCAGATGCTGCTGTTCTACAAGTGATGGAGTCTAAACGAATAACCAAGGTGATCGTTGGCGCAGACACAGTTACCGCCAACGGAGCCGTGATAAATAAGATTGGTACAAGCCAGATAGCCCTCGCAGCAAGACTATTCAGAATACCCTTCATCGTTGCAACAGAGACCTACAAGTTTAGCCCCTATACAGTCGTCGGCCAGCCGGTAGAGATTGAGGAAAGACCTGCTGAGGAGGTACTGCCAGCACACATTCCCGGTGTTAAGGTTAGAAATCCAGCATTTGACGCTACACCGCCAGACTATATAGACATGATTGTTACCGAAAGAGGCATCATCCCGCCAAAGTCGGCTGCGCTAATGCTCTGGGAGCTATTCCATAGAAAACCCTCAGAGTCCCGACTACCGGGCGTGGAGGAGGATTCAGGCTAG
- the rbcL gene encoding type III ribulose-bisphosphate carboxylase has product MHEHFDSIYLEFVDESYKPGKDEVIAVFRVTPAQGISIKDAAGRIAAESSVGTWTTLSVKPSWFEKLKAKAYRFHDLGDGSWLVWVAYPVELFEEGSIPNFASSILGNIFGMKAIAGLRVEDVYFPPSYLETFPGPNKGIQGVREILGIKDRPILATVPKPKLGYTPEEYGRVAYEILIGGIDLVKDDENFASQPFCRFEARLKEVMKAIDRAEKETGERKGYLANVTAPIREMEKRIKLVADYGNKFIMIDFLTAGWAALQHARELAEEYDLAIHGHRAFHAAFTRNPKHGVSMFLVAKLARMAGVDHVHVGTPGVGKMDAKTREVLEHTRIVREQYYRPKEGDLFHLEQPWSNIKPVFPVASGGLHPGTLPEVIRVMGKDIIMQVGGGVLGHPDGPEAGARAVRQAVEAAMKGISLDEYAREHRELARALEKWGYVRPV; this is encoded by the coding sequence ATGCACGAGCACTTTGACAGCATCTACCTCGAGTTTGTCGACGAAAGCTATAAGCCCGGCAAGGACGAGGTCATAGCCGTTTTCCGTGTTACACCAGCCCAGGGCATTTCAATAAAGGATGCAGCTGGCCGTATAGCTGCCGAAAGCAGCGTGGGTACCTGGACAACATTGAGCGTTAAGCCTAGCTGGTTTGAGAAGCTAAAGGCTAAGGCTTACCGATTCCATGACCTTGGCGATGGAAGCTGGCTGGTATGGGTTGCATATCCTGTCGAGCTTTTCGAGGAAGGCAGCATACCAAACTTTGCTAGCAGCATTCTAGGCAACATCTTCGGCATGAAGGCTATTGCTGGTCTCCGTGTCGAGGACGTCTACTTCCCACCAAGCTATCTTGAGACCTTCCCAGGACCGAATAAGGGCATCCAGGGTGTACGCGAAATACTCGGCATCAAGGATAGACCGATACTTGCAACCGTGCCAAAACCAAAGCTCGGTTACACCCCGGAGGAGTACGGCAGGGTAGCCTATGAGATCCTTATCGGCGGCATAGACCTAGTTAAGGACGATGAAAACTTTGCAAGCCAGCCCTTCTGCAGGTTTGAAGCTAGGCTTAAAGAGGTAATGAAGGCTATTGATAGGGCCGAGAAAGAGACAGGAGAGCGCAAAGGCTACCTAGCAAACGTTACAGCGCCAATAAGGGAGATGGAGAAGCGTATAAAGCTTGTGGCAGACTATGGGAACAAGTTCATAATGATAGACTTTCTCACAGCTGGCTGGGCAGCCCTCCAACACGCGAGGGAGCTGGCAGAGGAATACGACCTGGCCATACATGGCCACCGCGCGTTCCATGCAGCGTTCACGAGAAACCCAAAGCATGGCGTCTCAATGTTCCTAGTAGCCAAGCTAGCCAGGATGGCTGGTGTAGATCATGTACATGTGGGGACACCCGGCGTGGGCAAAATGGATGCAAAGACTAGGGAGGTTCTAGAGCATACAAGGATTGTTAGAGAGCAGTACTACCGGCCCAAGGAGGGCGACCTCTTCCACCTAGAACAGCCGTGGAGCAATATTAAGCCCGTCTTCCCAGTTGCTAGTGGAGGCCTACACCCAGGAACACTACCGGAAGTCATAAGGGTTATGGGCAAGGACATAATAATGCAGGTTGGCGGTGGAGTTCTAGGCCACCCCGATGGCCCAGAAGCTGGTGCTAGAGCTGTGAGGCAGGCAGTAGAAGCAGCCATGAAGGGCATATCGTTAGACGAGTATGCCAGGGAGCACCGTGAGCTGGCACGTGCACTAGAAAAATGGGGTTATGTCAGACCCGTTTAG
- a CDS encoding translation initiation factor eIF-2B, with protein MSKPESPSLGINMLGATEATEEVLKKFRQLISSAKDVWGLLEALDYLEASLAARPFSAPLINASRELLTVIAHGEYDNIPRLKELVEENVEKLLRRMIEETEAAAEIAARRLENGDTVLTHSYSRSVLRTIEKAVAMGKTIRVIVAESRPVLDGIEMAKALTKLEIDVTLIVDSAMRFMAREATKALIGADAVTADGSIIARTGAGLLALAANESRVRVIVVAGTYKFYPETVYGLMVESPALQEEIVPESHKKLGIKGYAPLFEFVPPHLIDALATEKGLIAPEAVPLLVKEEFGEWPPRLESLEKLFTKAREELKKIGAKPS; from the coding sequence TTGTCTAAACCGGAAAGCCCCTCCCTAGGCATCAACATGCTTGGAGCCACTGAGGCTACTGAGGAAGTCCTAAAGAAGTTCCGCCAGCTCATATCAAGCGCTAAAGATGTGTGGGGGCTACTAGAGGCACTAGACTATCTCGAGGCTAGCCTCGCTGCGAGGCCCTTCTCAGCACCCCTCATCAATGCTTCTCGCGAGCTACTGACTGTTATCGCCCATGGAGAATATGATAACATACCAAGGCTTAAAGAGCTTGTCGAGGAAAATGTTGAGAAGCTGCTGAGGAGAATGATAGAAGAGACCGAGGCTGCAGCAGAGATCGCCGCCCGGAGGCTAGAAAACGGAGATACTGTATTGACGCACAGCTATAGCAGGAGCGTGCTGAGGACCATAGAGAAGGCTGTGGCAATGGGCAAGACTATACGCGTCATAGTAGCAGAGTCGCGGCCCGTGTTAGACGGCATCGAGATGGCCAAGGCGCTCACAAAACTGGAGATAGACGTAACACTCATCGTGGACTCTGCAATGAGGTTTATGGCGCGTGAGGCAACAAAGGCATTGATAGGCGCTGACGCAGTAACAGCCGATGGAAGCATCATAGCGAGGACCGGTGCAGGGCTACTGGCACTTGCAGCCAACGAGTCAAGGGTTAGAGTGATTGTCGTAGCGGGAACATACAAGTTCTACCCCGAAACCGTCTATGGGCTAATGGTGGAGTCGCCAGCATTGCAAGAGGAGATAGTACCGGAGAGCCACAAGAAGCTAGGCATTAAAGGCTACGCGCCACTCTTCGAGTTCGTACCTCCACACCTCATAGATGCACTTGCCACTGAGAAGGGGCTCATAGCGCCGGAGGCTGTACCCCTGCTAGTCAAGGAGGAATTTGGAGAGTGGCCGCCAAGGCTTGAGAGCCTCGAAAAACTATTCACCAAGGCTAGGGAGGAGCTAAAGAAGATAGGTGCAAAACCATCCTAA
- a CDS encoding C25 family cysteine peptidase: MVGEWFGGCIGVRIFMFVGLLLAIVAAVVQPIAAHATPGNNTARIVLEGVVGPNGYAAVYAELSYKACRVSGVEGAAKPALAAKPVLFAFAPDPALWQALNNIAVALPAQVQSTIAVEPAYDGVEVLAVVPGKPGSKVSVELSCLGSGIKTDEDDGPGMIIIVPDDTLVEMYAEDIAKLHREMGLNVRIVTTSYIYENYPEAELPSDVCRPGETAPEYNESLAAKIISFLREAVDAGVNYVLIIGGAAEVPPVYVCSPILSELVSPREAAIPSDYYYSDPDYDNYLELAVGRIPFTDALSLSMYVNSLKRWVEGGSWQNNMLLAGGAPFATSLMIGESAAEQAYTILSQLENTARNILGISFGNYLGQSFTSYIGLYGLYYLVAHGTGSAMLDYVPGGLWNYDFELKLSQAEILGGKPAVYLTPACRVGYWDYDLTQPPFIPPSIGVKLVSRGAAVAFIGYSRIAIEAITGIKGDKGLVRVELSGADAPLLLFMQHLPNAPTLGEAWRRAVNSYLLTPGSHYVAFMVEGEEEIGHLVSREAVYLGDPAAPNPWYQASNTTSTGWEAPQLQPPTGAVEVGVGFVAMPIAKYSEGDIWAFNPAANETVELRLEGSCPASVSALALYRVEGYVFIDMQELNVTTTSGDGYCVVMVNIKRDSPGLVRLVTLYNDGIGVYYFIAAGSYLENDTLQIRGLDILETIGDEPLIVEANGTVVSVLPGGATSMAIALEELPAGAYIVQVRPVHRYDLIYGGDIIAREMAKIAKLFQVEVSANPRGSEANSGGVQDSKLAGDESPLVDVSQDLHRGNEVYPVFYAAIAVSAVMPTAILLVWRRQRL, translated from the coding sequence GTGGTTGGAGAGTGGTTTGGAGGCTGTATAGGCGTGAGAATATTCATGTTCGTGGGGTTACTCCTAGCAATTGTAGCGGCAGTTGTACAGCCCATAGCTGCTCACGCCACGCCAGGAAATAACACTGCACGGATAGTTCTCGAGGGAGTTGTAGGCCCTAACGGCTATGCAGCAGTCTACGCAGAGTTATCCTATAAGGCTTGTAGAGTATCGGGGGTTGAGGGTGCTGCTAAGCCGGCCTTGGCAGCCAAGCCTGTTCTCTTTGCGTTTGCGCCGGATCCAGCCCTATGGCAAGCCTTGAACAACATAGCTGTAGCCTTACCAGCACAAGTGCAATCTACCATAGCTGTCGAGCCGGCTTACGACGGTGTTGAGGTTCTAGCAGTTGTACCCGGTAAGCCAGGCTCAAAGGTTAGTGTTGAATTGTCATGCCTGGGCTCCGGGATCAAAACCGATGAGGACGATGGGCCTGGAATGATTATAATTGTGCCTGATGATACTCTCGTTGAGATGTATGCAGAGGACATAGCTAAGCTGCATCGGGAGATGGGACTCAATGTACGCATAGTAACGACGAGCTATATTTATGAGAACTATCCCGAGGCTGAGCTGCCAAGTGACGTGTGTAGGCCTGGAGAGACGGCACCAGAATACAATGAGAGCCTTGCTGCAAAGATAATCTCGTTCCTTAGAGAAGCTGTTGATGCTGGTGTAAACTACGTACTTATTATTGGCGGTGCTGCTGAGGTGCCACCAGTCTATGTTTGTAGTCCTATTCTCTCAGAGCTTGTTAGCCCACGGGAGGCAGCCATACCTTCAGACTACTACTACTCAGACCCAGACTACGATAACTATCTCGAACTAGCTGTTGGCAGGATACCGTTTACCGATGCTCTAAGCCTCTCCATGTACGTTAACAGTTTGAAGCGGTGGGTAGAGGGCGGTAGCTGGCAGAACAACATGTTGCTAGCCGGCGGCGCCCCCTTCGCCACCTCGCTCATGATCGGGGAATCGGCAGCCGAGCAAGCATACACCATACTCTCCCAGCTTGAGAACACTGCCAGAAACATCCTTGGAATCAGTTTTGGCAACTACCTCGGCCAAAGCTTCACCAGCTACATAGGGCTTTACGGTCTCTACTACCTCGTAGCCCATGGTACTGGTAGTGCTATGCTCGACTACGTGCCTGGCGGCCTCTGGAACTACGACTTCGAGCTAAAGCTCTCCCAGGCAGAAATCCTTGGTGGCAAGCCAGCAGTATACCTCACACCAGCTTGCAGAGTCGGTTACTGGGACTACGACCTGACACAACCTCCATTCATTCCGCCAAGCATAGGTGTAAAACTTGTCTCTCGTGGTGCGGCAGTAGCATTCATAGGCTACTCTAGAATAGCTATTGAAGCTATAACCGGTATCAAGGGCGACAAGGGCCTAGTAAGAGTAGAGCTCTCGGGCGCTGATGCGCCACTCCTACTCTTCATGCAGCATTTACCTAATGCGCCAACACTCGGCGAGGCGTGGCGTCGTGCTGTGAACTCCTACCTACTAACGCCAGGTAGCCACTACGTAGCATTCATGGTTGAAGGCGAGGAGGAGATAGGCCATCTCGTGTCGAGGGAGGCAGTGTACCTTGGTGATCCAGCAGCGCCGAATCCCTGGTACCAGGCCAGTAACACTACCAGCACCGGTTGGGAGGCTCCACAGCTCCAGCCTCCCACGGGGGCTGTGGAGGTTGGTGTGGGCTTCGTAGCGATGCCAATAGCCAAGTACTCTGAGGGTGATATATGGGCGTTCAACCCAGCAGCTAACGAGACAGTCGAGCTAAGACTTGAGGGCAGCTGTCCAGCCTCGGTATCGGCGCTTGCGCTTTACCGGGTAGAAGGCTACGTATTCATAGACATGCAGGAACTAAATGTTACTACAACTAGTGGGGATGGCTACTGCGTAGTCATGGTTAACATTAAACGAGACAGTCCAGGTCTGGTCAGGCTTGTAACACTCTACAATGATGGTATAGGTGTATATTACTTCATAGCGGCGGGCAGCTACCTGGAGAACGATACCCTCCAAATACGCGGGCTAGACATATTAGAGACGATCGGTGATGAACCACTCATAGTAGAGGCTAACGGTACAGTTGTATCGGTACTGCCTGGCGGTGCTACAAGCATGGCTATAGCGCTGGAGGAACTACCGGCAGGCGCATATATTGTACAGGTAAGGCCGGTACATCGTTACGACCTAATTTACGGTGGTGACATAATTGCCAGAGAAATGGCTAAGATAGCGAAACTGTTCCAGGTAGAGGTCAGCGCTAACCCTAGAGGCTCCGAGGCCAATTCTGGTGGGGTGCAGGACAGCAAGCTAGCAGGTGATGAGTCTCCCTTAGTAGATGTTAGCCAGGATCTACACCGTGGCAATGAGGTATACCCAGTGTTCTATGCGGCAATAGCTGTCTCGGCAGTAATGCCGACAGCTATACTGCTAGTCTGGAGGAGGCAAAGACTATAG
- a CDS encoding amidohydrolase family protein, with protein sequence MKAPEAIVLRRCLLLRCARCGIEGPADIAVVDGLMTAPSAVKGRDVVEVDCKEELVVAPCMYVANMVLAPLGTDYSSVMHGELDDALLEAARLSGERLIQTAERLATELPSLGMCGAAIATVDPLPAAKTLLEHGLRVQTNIAYIPNWSHVERLASELDKQCNQLGNYGDLMSIGIEVFASRLVDDKELQELVRLARSKSIPLFIHASTSKRDVYESKKKWGLFPVERLEKLGVLGKDTVIVGGGWVSSWELGYIASRGSAIVHNPVHDMLHGAGGHFPLREALDAGIRVGLGLGLVDSFLDLRLAATVELLLQRYVYWDSRVGAADVFSAASEGSANILSFTATGKIEHGSPGDLVVYRVRGLSQSLLTRNPALALLAGGKPVYTIIAGRIVHAEEDSF encoded by the coding sequence GTGAAGGCTCCGGAGGCTATCGTGCTAAGGCGCTGCCTACTGCTGCGCTGTGCCCGTTGCGGCATTGAGGGCCCAGCCGACATAGCCGTGGTAGACGGGTTAATGACTGCTCCCTCGGCTGTAAAGGGCCGTGATGTTGTTGAGGTTGACTGTAAAGAAGAGCTTGTAGTCGCACCCTGCATGTATGTTGCTAACATGGTTCTAGCTCCGTTGGGCACCGATTACAGCAGCGTGATGCACGGAGAACTTGATGATGCACTACTCGAAGCTGCTAGGCTCAGCGGGGAAAGACTAATACAAACTGCAGAAAGGCTAGCAACAGAGCTTCCGAGTCTCGGGATGTGTGGAGCCGCCATAGCTACCGTGGACCCGCTCCCAGCTGCCAAAACGCTTCTAGAGCATGGATTGAGGGTGCAGACAAACATAGCCTACATCCCCAACTGGAGCCATGTAGAGAGACTTGCCTCCGAGCTTGACAAGCAATGCAACCAGCTAGGGAACTATGGAGACTTAATGTCTATTGGCATTGAAGTTTTTGCATCAAGGCTTGTCGATGACAAAGAGCTACAAGAGCTTGTAAGACTGGCACGCAGTAAGAGCATACCTCTATTTATACATGCTTCAACTAGTAAGAGGGATGTGTATGAGTCTAAGAAGAAGTGGGGGCTCTTCCCCGTTGAGAGGCTAGAGAAGCTAGGCGTGCTAGGCAAGGATACGGTTATTGTTGGTGGTGGCTGGGTTTCAAGCTGGGAGTTGGGCTACATAGCTTCCAGGGGCTCAGCAATAGTCCACAACCCGGTGCATGACATGCTGCATGGGGCTGGCGGCCACTTCCCACTGAGAGAGGCGTTGGATGCTGGTATACGTGTCGGCTTAGGCCTAGGCCTTGTGGACTCCTTCCTTGATCTCCGCCTAGCCGCTACAGTAGAGTTGCTCCTCCAGCGCTACGTATACTGGGATAGCAGGGTCGGCGCCGCCGACGTCTTTTCAGCTGCTAGCGAGGGCTCAGCAAACATACTATCCTTCACAGCAACCGGCAAGATAGAGCATGGCTCGCCAGGAGATCTCGTGGTCTACCGCGTAAGAGGACTGTCCCAGAGCCTCCTCACAAGAAACCCTGCCCTTGCACTGCTAGCTGGCGGCAAACCTGTCTACACGATCATTGCCGGGAGAATAGTCCACGCCGAGGAGGATAGTTTTTGA
- a CDS encoding SagB/ThcOx family dehydrogenase encodes MHEVGMLCKLLKILASRLSRAEQKLLERGLREAARKGDVAALYHYSTLIGRTVYMEKPSPSWPGFFKEYTGCQRLARLPPPVSTGGLDVLEAIRRRRSRRSYSPKPPSLEHVATLLYYAVGVTGWNAEWPLRSYPSAGGLQPLEAYLVAGSVEDLESGIYHYNPRSHNLCMLRPGNYMTRLADISLGQEHVGEAPAAIILTAVYTRTASKYGARAYRYIHVDAGAAVQNVYLAAEALGLATVVVGAFHDEELCSFLGIDCYEEIPIAVMPFGYPG; translated from the coding sequence ATGCATGAAGTAGGTATGCTCTGCAAGCTCCTCAAAATCCTGGCCTCGAGACTGTCGAGGGCTGAGCAGAAGCTCCTGGAGAGAGGGCTACGGGAGGCAGCACGCAAAGGAGATGTCGCTGCACTCTACCATTACTCAACGCTGATAGGGAGAACAGTATATATGGAGAAGCCGTCCCCGTCATGGCCAGGCTTCTTCAAGGAGTACACGGGTTGCCAGCGGCTAGCCAGGCTGCCACCACCGGTCAGCACGGGCGGGCTCGATGTCCTCGAGGCTATAAGGAGGCGGAGAAGTAGACGCAGCTACTCTCCGAAACCGCCAAGCCTTGAACACGTTGCAACGCTACTCTACTACGCGGTTGGGGTTACAGGGTGGAATGCCGAGTGGCCGCTACGTAGCTACCCCTCAGCCGGCGGTCTCCAGCCCCTTGAGGCGTATCTCGTTGCAGGTAGTGTGGAGGATCTCGAGAGCGGTATATATCACTACAATCCTCGCAGCCATAACCTCTGCATGCTGCGTCCTGGCAACTACATGACGAGACTAGCCGACATAAGCCTTGGCCAGGAACATGTCGGCGAGGCGCCAGCTGCAATCATACTCACTGCAGTCTATACCCGAACAGCAAGCAAGTATGGTGCAAGGGCATATCGATATATCCACGTAGACGCAGGTGCAGCTGTGCAGAATGTTTACCTTGCAGCTGAAGCTCTTGGACTTGCAACAGTTGTTGTCGGGGCCTTCCACGACGAAGAGCTGTGCAGTTTCCTCGGCATAGATTGTTACGAGGAGATACCCATAGCTGTAATGCCGTTCGGGTATCCTGGCTAA
- a CDS encoding phosphoglycolate phosphatase, producing the protein MAEAVRIELPARVCGLALDIDGTLTEKKRLGEFNISLEAVEAVRRAEAAGIPVMLVTGNSVYVVAGVARYIGASGPHVAENGCIVYDNGTIYRVCRDTARRAARLIEEELAGVLKPSWQNPCRLHDYAFIPKLLEPGEALEAVKRVLSSRGINVKVGFSGYAIHLRPVDASKGRGLKLALKLRGLEPDCVVAVGDSVIDLEMKDAGVILAAVGNADEKLKKNADIVLPGESGRSVKALIDAILSNRG; encoded by the coding sequence TTGGCGGAAGCGGTGCGCATAGAGCTGCCAGCTAGGGTTTGCGGGTTAGCCCTAGACATTGATGGAACTCTCACTGAGAAGAAAAGGCTTGGCGAATTCAACATAAGCCTAGAAGCTGTTGAAGCTGTCCGCAGGGCTGAAGCAGCAGGTATACCGGTCATGCTTGTTACTGGCAACTCTGTATACGTTGTTGCAGGTGTAGCAAGATATATTGGTGCAAGTGGTCCCCACGTTGCTGAAAATGGCTGTATAGTGTACGATAATGGTACGATATACCGGGTTTGCCGGGATACTGCTCGGCGTGCTGCTAGACTTATAGAGGAGGAGCTAGCAGGAGTGCTAAAGCCGAGCTGGCAAAACCCCTGCAGGCTACACGACTACGCCTTCATACCAAAACTTCTTGAGCCTGGCGAGGCTCTTGAAGCTGTGAAGAGGGTACTCAGCTCTCGCGGTATAAACGTAAAGGTGGGGTTTAGCGGTTACGCTATACACCTACGTCCAGTGGATGCCAGTAAAGGTCGTGGGCTAAAACTAGCCCTAAAGCTTAGGGGTCTTGAGCCAGACTGTGTTGTAGCTGTTGGAGACTCGGTAATCGATCTTGAGATGAAGGATGCCGGTGTGATCCTAGCAGCTGTCGGGAATGCTGATGAGAAACTCAAGAAGAATGCAGATATTGTTCTCCCAGGAGAGAGTGGTAGGAGTGTTAAAGCGCTCATAGATGCTATACTTTCAAACCGGGGGTAG